The Hyla sarda isolate aHylSar1 chromosome 3, aHylSar1.hap1, whole genome shotgun sequence genome contains the following window.
ctagagagcggggaatgggacaggtgagtagattgggatgcgacccgcgagcgggcgcgtcccgctatgcagattgcatccccgccggcagtgacagtgcagcgctcccggtcagcgggtctgaccggggcgctgcagagaggagaacgccacgagcgctctggggaggagcagggacccagagcactcggcgtaacaacaggttttgatatatctcccccccaCAGGGACTCCCCACCCCCACAATTTAGGTCCATGCAGAATTTTCTAATTTAATGGGTTTTCTAGACTAAACAAGGCCTTTAATAACACAATCTTTGTAACCTTTTCATGGATTTATATCTAAGCCATTTTCATTATTGTGCTATATATGAATTCTAAAAGTCACATTTATCATAAGAAGCAATATATATGGAAAGTGATAATACTGTGTGAATAGCCATGTGAATTGCTAATGACACAAAAATATCCAAGGCTCAAAAAATAAGATTGCAAATATTATAATTTCTAAAATATAATTAACTTACTGAAAAAACTTGAAGTGCATCTGTAATCGGTGTTAAGTCAATTGTTGGGGGCCTCACAGAGGATGTCCATCCACAAAAGAGAATCCAGCTCTTTGGTGTAATAAAAGGAAACGCTTTATTTTCTGGTTAATAACTGGTTAAGACAGGACACtgttgcggccagtgattggctgagccaacAGGTCCTGCACCGAGTGCTCATCTAACAAGCGGGAAGAAGAGAAAAGATCGGAGGATCGGACAGTGGCGAATAGggctaggtaaaaaaaaattcacaaattttTAAACAATGTATCTGTCTCTAGCGAGACAGATACATTGTTTAAAaatcagtgaaatttttttttacctagccTTACCTAGCCCTATTCGCCACTGTCCGATCTTCCCTATCGAGAAGACTGCTGCCCCCAGTGTACACAGCACAATCTGAGAAGTAACAGGAGGTGGCAGTCTATTGTGAGTAAATTTCAGGAGCGTTGtcataaatatatagagagatttttttttttacaaaactgcgtaaaaaaatatatttaatttaaatttgaaTCCTGGTGTTACCATCTCTGTGAGACTCGTAAAATGAATTCAACAACTGGATTGACCAGAGAGaataatttagaatatctgtgtCCACATGGAGCCGCACTTATGGAGATCCTATCTGTCCTTCACCGGCTTCTCATCTCCTCCGCTAATCCTATGTGTATGGAAAGGCGTCCTGCTGAACTACTGACGCCTCGTGCTAAGATTCTCCTCTCAAAGATATctatgtgtaatagtataatgtcTCTTATTATAGGATATGTCAAGGATTAAAATGCTTCATAGTTATTGTGTCTTTCTAGGaataatacatatatttttagATTTTAAATTGTCTCTTAAGCTTTTTTTCAGAATTTATGGGTGATTTTccgatttttatatattttttttatttagagtgCATGCACACCATGATTTGTGTAGCTGGTAGTTAGATcagacttttaatatggaaggggttaatgttttttttttaagcctttattaaactttttttttttattacacttttatggtCCCTTAGGGGATTTTatcgatctgtgtgctctgccctCATTTGGTAGAGCTTGGTCCAGTCAGGCTCTATAAAATGCAGAGCCGGGACCGAGACAGAAGGAAAGGTATgctctccggctacctccacagtggaccaATATAGTGCACCCCCGTAAAcaccaccccactagaccaccaggcatGGTTTAAAGCTCCcattagacgccactgtcaaagggttaatagccggctgtgGAGATCActacatgctggctattagcagcggcctccaactacaggaatcagctgggggccgccgggtatggagcaggctcgaGTCCGGAGACcaatccatacaccctgagcggcaCCATGACAGATTAGGTCTGTCATGGGTTGAGAAGGGGTCAAAAATCTTCTTGGGGCGGCAATTTGCTGTCCCTATGgaggtgctgcctgggtccaatggACCCAGCGGGACACATTGTAGGGCCGGGCTTTGGTCCTTGAGTCAATAGCctgaaagggaatctgtcagctgcaattcaccttcacaaactgctgacactgtaaGATGCTTTTAGGGCcaggagacacatggtacctttttttatttatctgtctGAGCTTCCATAACATGTTTATTCTCTGAGACCAAGTGTCAAAAAGGCGTTCCCAAGACTCCTAAGGGCTGGAACAACTTGTCGCTCCTTCTTCCATCCttgtgattgacagtcagctggaagccgagccctgtttccaaatctcacacTTGTGCACAATTTGCATGCGCAGCGCAGGAATGAGATTTGGTTGCTGAGCCctcactgtcaatcaagcaggtacAGGGATTTGAGGGGGAGCGAGGAGGTGTTCCAGACCTCACTACTTTAGGGGCTTGGGAACGCCTCTTTGCACCcgagaaaaaaaaagagccatcATTTAGGTATATTTGTTTTTATCCAGCTTTCTAAAGCAGTCataactataaaactataattacTAAAATGTTCCTTCAATAGCACCTGTCCTGATATGTGAATTTTGATAAATACTTGTATTTTCAATAAAATAACTAATAAATATTGTTCTATCTGTGGAACTGTGTTAATGAATTGAAAACTTGGTGTTTCCCTCTTAACAAGTGTTATGCCCTGTTGTCAATTTACTCACATTTCCAGGAAGAGTAGCAGAGGAACAATGCAGATATCTGGGAAAAGGTGCTTCAAAATGGTTATTTTATGGAGAATACAAGTATTTGCTAAAACAGCCATATGAGGAGAGCAGATCCACTTTAACTCCTGACTTCCATAAAtgatataaatgttttttttatttcagctaTACTGACCGTGGTGGGTAACATCACCGTTCTTGCTACAGCAGTGAAATGTTCTTCCCACCTCAAGTCTCCAGATCTCCTGTCTATAAACTTAGCCATCACGGACTTGGGCATGGCAGTGAGCATGTACCCCCTGGCCATCGCCTCTGCATGGAATCACGCATGGATCGGAGGGGATCCTACCTGCCTGTATTATGCCCTCATGGGAttcttttttggagtagcaagtATGATGACATTGACAGCGATGGCGCTGCTCCGATATGTAGTGGCCAGCACGACCACAGCCAACCGTGAGTAACTTATCCAacttatggcagtattatattcagagggtgtagtgtgtggtagtattatattcagaggttgtagtgtgtggcggtattatatccaGAGGCTGCAGtgggtgtggtagtattatattcagagggtacagtgtgtggtagtattatattcagagggtacagtgtgtggtagtattatattcagaggtcacagtgtgtggtagtgttatattcagagggtacagtgtgtggtagtattatattcagagggtgtagtgtgtggcagtattatatccagagggtacgatgtgtgctagtattatattcagaggatgcagtatgtggcagtattatatccagagggtacaatgtgtggtaataatatattcagagggtgcagtatgtggaAGTATTATTTcaaagggtgcagtgtgtggcagttatatatccAGAGGGtgaaatgtgtggcagtattatattcagagggtgtagcagtattgtgtggcagtactatatttagagggtgaagtgtgtgacagtattataatcagagggtgcactatgtggcagtatcatatttaGAGTGTGCAGtttgtggccgtattatattcagtgtgagcagtatggagcagtattatatttaaagggtgcagtgtgtggcagggatatgttcagagggtacagtgtgtggcagtattatattcagtggaagcggtatgtggcagtattatatttagagagtgcagtgtctggcagggatatgtttagagggtgcagtgtgtgacagtatcatagtcagagggggcagtgtgtggctgtattatattcagtgggagcagtatgtggcagtattatatttaaagggtgcagtgtgtggcagggatatgttcagagggtacagtgtgtgtcagtatcatattcagagggcacagtgtgtggcagtattatattcagtggaagcggtatgtggcagtattatatttagagggtgcaatgTGTGGCAGGGATatgtttagagggtgcagtgtgtgacagtattatattcagaggacgcagtgtgtggcagtattatattcagagggcgcagtgtgtgacagtatcatattcagagggggcagtgtgtggctgtattatattcagtgggagcagtatgtggcagtattatatttaaagggtgcagtgtggggcagggatatgttcagagggtacagtgtgtgtcagtatcatattcagagggcacagtgtgtggcagtatcatattcagagggcacagtgtgtggcagtattatattcagagggcacagtgtgtggcagtattatattcagagggtgcagtgtgtgacagtattatattcagagggtgcagtgtgtggcagtattatattcagagggtgcgttgtgtgacagtattatattcagagggcacagtgtgtggcagtattatattcagaggacacagtgtgtggcagtatcatattcagagggcacagtgtgtgacagtattatattcagagggcacagtgtgtggcagtattatattcagagggcacagtgtgtggcagtattatattcagagggtgcagtgtgtgacagtattatattccttAATGTCTTTTCATATGCAGATAGGGAACTGCTGCAAAAGTGAGGAATACATTTTTGGAGACATGAGCATTTTATGCATCCCGTACACTAGTTATTGACCTGATTTTGGGATGTTTAGTACATTGCTATGGTATAATTTAACTCTTCCTTTACTCTTCCAGGCAATACAGTAAAGAAGCCGGCCATATACGTTGTGATCATATGCATCTGGCTCTACGCATTGCTCTGGGCAATACTGCCATTGGTGGGATGGGGTCACTACGGCCCAGAACCATTCGGTATTTCTTGCACCATCGCCTGGGCGGATTTCCAGATGTCCAGCAATGGATTCTCGTTCATCCTCAGCATGTTTATCCTGTGCACCATTACCCCGGCTATCACAATCATCACTTGCTATTCCACCATAGCCTGGAAACTTCACAAAGCCTACCAAGAAATACAGCACTATGACAAAATGCCGAATGCAGCCAGAGTGGAGAAAAAGCTAACGCTGGTGAGTGATGGACGACCTCATCTTATACTGTGTaagtcggtgtttcccaaccagggtgttgcaaaactacaactcccagcatgcccggacagccgcaggcagtctgggcatgctgggagttgtagttttgcaacagctggaggcaccctggttggaagacactgGTGTAAGCAAATCTAACATTTTGCTGACAGCTATCGCATGTATGTTGGCACCTTGACGCTAGCCATCAATACTAAGTGTAAGATAAGCAGCAGCCAGGATCATTCTGCTGAGACTTCCTGCTATGAGAGAGGCAAAGAGAGAGCTGCTATGTTCAGCCTGAAATTTgagaccattagagatgagcgagccgacCCAGGCGACCCCCAGTCTCACTTAGAACTTTAGGGTTAATTTTAGGGTTAATTATGCTAGCAGAAGTTTTGACCTTATGAGCCTGGAACCGCCACCATTATTGGGAGAAGGGATGAGGGACACATGGCGTTTTGCCACCTGATTGAACGGAGGAAGTACAGAGAACACtgagatgacatcagggtagcccagcataccttacaGCTTACagtaagatcacatgaccccaggttacccaatcattgcttgcattatgtgacatacagctcccaggccaatcaggagacagcacagGGGTGGGCTTAAGGGGCTGATGAAACCTTATGCACTGCATTGTGGCTGCCATTTTGGAGAGAAAGCTGAGAGCGAGCGCACAGgggaactactgatcccagagcACCTTTATCCAATTGAAAGCAGGCTAAGAAAAGCATTGAGCAACGAGCTTACCTCAGACAATGACCTTCTGTCACCTTCCTGCAATTTTGTGTTgctgcactacagatcccagcagtgtcactgcagaaCAAGCTCATAAAAGCTCTCACATTGCAATACAAAGCAGTTGGCGGAGCTactgtattttaacataaatatgcattaagggtacattcccacacggcgtatttgctgcgtatttgctgctgcgtattttattttctctgttgaagtcaatgggtaggaaaatacgcagcaccaaatacgcagcaaaatactccgtgtgggaacgtaccctaaaagtgttTATAGTGAAAGGGGAATACAGTAAGGACAGGCCGTGGCGTGtgaggctgaggtggtggaggtggaagcagtggcCGAGCATAGCCGTAGTggccaccctcctgctctgaacatcTACTACGACCACTGCTCTGAACATCTACTACGACCACCAGTGGATGAGGTAgatgttcagagcaggagggtggtagTACTATCAGCGAAGAAGACCGTAGCAAAGATGTGGCCAGAACATCTGTCAAACGTTCCGGACATAGACATAAATGAGACTTTCCCTGGTGTGCGCAGCGTGCGCTTGAACTGGCGCataaaaaatgtgaattttttcaaaaatggttGTCAAAAAGGTATTTCAAAACTTTTTAGGAAGCAGTGGCcgagcactagtgggactggtggtggtaggcatactgtaaggcatcatggtggatgtgctGAGGGGGAACAAGAAGGCCATGATCAGATATCAAAAGTTCACACTGAGATAAGTGGCAAGGATGATGATGAGTTTGATAATGACGATGTAGTGTTGGACAGAATGTGGGAACCTGGTGACAAGGAGGTGATGGGTTCAGAGCAGGAAGGTAGTGGTAGTGTCAGCGAAGAAGAGAGTAGGCCAGAACACCTATCAAATGTACCAAGCACAGTCCTGTTGGTCTGATCTGCTCAGGAGTAGTGATgaacggcattgcccatattcgaatttgcgatatttcgcgaatatatagacaaatattcgtcctatacgCA
Protein-coding sequences here:
- the LOC130361212 gene encoding opsin-5-like isoform X2 encodes the protein MEDKYVSTLHPLVDYGAGIFLLIVAILTVVGNITVLATAVKCSSHLKSPDLLSINLAITDLGMAVSMYPLAIASAWNHAWIGGDPTCLYYALMGFFFGVASMMTLTAMALLRYVVASTTTANRNTVKKPAIYVVIICIWLYALLWAILPLVGWGHYGPEPFGISCTIAWADFQMSSNGFSFILSMFILCTITPAITIITCYSTIAWKLHKAYQEIQHYDKMPNAARVEKKLTLMAVLVSFGFLVSWTPYAIVSFWSMFHSSGSIPPTVSLLPCLFAKSSTAFNPIIYYAFSKTFRQKVKQLKCCCGWRIHFLQPETSGENPAVSVIWTGRDNIQVSSLLKMNKGQSSSMMTQ
- the LOC130361212 gene encoding opsin-5-like isoform X1; the protein is MTFHHINMTNTDQLSQIDTRESAQQKGQIIFSSWQYFSKNYYAILTVVGNITVLATAVKCSSHLKSPDLLSINLAITDLGMAVSMYPLAIASAWNHAWIGGDPTCLYYALMGFFFGVASMMTLTAMALLRYVVASTTTANRNTVKKPAIYVVIICIWLYALLWAILPLVGWGHYGPEPFGISCTIAWADFQMSSNGFSFILSMFILCTITPAITIITCYSTIAWKLHKAYQEIQHYDKMPNAARVEKKLTLMAVLVSFGFLVSWTPYAIVSFWSMFHSSGSIPPTVSLLPCLFAKSSTAFNPIIYYAFSKTFRQKVKQLKCCCGWRIHFLQPETSGENPAVSVIWTGRDNIQVSSLLKMNKGQSSSMMTQ